The Lutra lutra chromosome 10, mLutLut1.2, whole genome shotgun sequence genome contains a region encoding:
- the NRGN gene encoding neurogranin, producing MDCCTESACSKPDDDILDIPLDDPGANAAAAKIQASFRGHMARKKIKSGERGRKGAGHGGTGGAGGARGGAGGGPSGD from the exons ATGGACTGCTGCACC gaGAGCGCGTGCTCCAAGCCGGACGACGACATCCTAGACATCCCGCTGGACGATCCTGGCGCCAACGCAGCCGCTGCCAAAATCCAGGCGAGTTTCCGGGGCCACATGGCGCGGAAGAAGATAAAGAGTGGAGAGCGCGGCCGGAAGGGCGCGGGCCACGGGGGAACGGGCGGAGCTGGGGGCGCCCGGGGAGGCGCGGGCGGCGGCCCCAGCGGAGACTAG